In Nitrobacteraceae bacterium AZCC 1564, the following proteins share a genomic window:
- a CDS encoding hypothetical protein (product_source=Hypo-rule applied) has translation MSVKPEISDWHCRTVRAWLLAVLRFATTLDDNDKLAVFAAAAEIDKLSSRHTGPCGFRFFHRTSAEVCAAILNPQQAGSIAVLRRHLDRIKDERIKRAFIAVLELEEAAPKPRIRAERAKSRNDLWKGLRSA, from the coding sequence ATGAGCGTAAAGCCCGAGATCAGCGATTGGCACTGCAGGACGGTGCGCGCATGGCTGTTGGCGGTGCTGCGCTTTGCAACGACGTTGGATGACAACGACAAGCTGGCGGTATTCGCGGCGGCGGCGGAAATTGACAAGCTCAGCTCCCGGCATACCGGCCCTTGCGGCTTCAGGTTTTTCCATAGAACGAGCGCCGAAGTCTGCGCTGCAATCCTCAATCCACAACAGGCGGGCAGCATAGCTGTGCTGCGCCGTCATCTCGATCGGATCAAAGATGAGCGCATCAAGCGCGCGTTCATAGCCGTTCTTGAACTGGAAGAAGCAGCCCCCAAGCCAAGGATCCGAGCCGAAAGGGCAAAATCGCGCAATGATCTGTGGAAGGGGCTTCGTTCCGCTTGA
- a CDS encoding cytochrome c553 (product_source=COG2863; cath_funfam=1.10.760.10; cleavage_site_network=SignalP-noTM; cog=COG2863; pfam=PF00034; superfamily=46626), with amino-acid sequence MRIPLTVLAFILATMTAKADSFQDRVAPCLACHGEKGTSETENTPSLGGQRPAYALIQLYMFREKLRTFDIMNEMAKDLTDDDLRTFSDYIGTLPKPTPPADAGDAARMQRGLALVQQHRCNVCHTADFSGQDNVPRIGNQREDYLVKTMREYKDNSRHGYDATMAEVLQPVTDEQIVDLAYYLARVR; translated from the coding sequence ATGCGTATTCCCCTGACTGTTCTTGCGTTCATCCTTGCAACGATGACTGCCAAAGCCGATTCATTTCAGGACCGCGTCGCACCTTGCCTTGCGTGTCATGGCGAGAAGGGGACATCGGAGACCGAGAATACGCCATCTCTTGGCGGTCAGCGGCCAGCTTACGCATTGATCCAGCTCTACATGTTCCGCGAAAAACTGCGGACCTTCGACATCATGAATGAGATGGCGAAGGATTTGACCGACGATGATCTTCGGACGTTCTCGGATTACATCGGAACGCTGCCGAAGCCGACGCCACCTGCGGACGCCGGCGATGCTGCACGCATGCAACGCGGACTGGCGCTGGTCCAGCAGCACCGTTGCAACGTGTGTCATACGGCAGACTTCTCAGGGCAAGACAACGTGCCGCGTATCGGCAATCAGCGCGAAGACTATCTCGTCAAAACGATGCGAGAGTACAAGGACAATAGCCGTCATGGCTACGATGCGACCATGGCCGAAGTGCTTCAGCCGGTAACCGACGAGCAGATCGTCGATCTCGCTTATTATCTGGCACGCGTTCGCTAG
- a CDS encoding glucose/arabinose dehydrogenase (product_source=COG2133; cath_funfam=2.120.10.30; cleavage_site_network=SignalP-noTM; cog=COG2133; pfam=PF07995; superfamily=50952) encodes MFYATKFRALNSVAVAVFLCASAVSASAQQPDNLEKLGGFKTTGVTEMPTVPQTGRKADAIKANLAKIKLPPGFKISLYALVPDARHIAVGPQGVVTFVGTRKNKIYAVTDRGKAGFAEEVKEFAPSVKFTIPNGVCFSRDGILYLVEQNRVLSFPAAEFFYEGADIAVGQVVPQGELIPKEDESFNHTARVCRIGPDNKLYIALGQPFNVPAKEKLEGFAKFGIGGIIRMDQDGKNREVFASGIRNSVGLDFNPKNGQLWFTDNQVDGMGDGTPPGELNRATQAGQNFGFPYYGGGKVRTAEYKADTPPANVVYPEVEMDAHAADLGMSFYTGKSFPAKYRGGIFSAQHGSWNRTEPVGARIMFTPLKPDGSADKTEVFASGWLTSDGEYLGRPVDVEQLRDGSLLVSDDLAGALYRITYNGK; translated from the coding sequence ATGTTTTACGCTACTAAGTTTCGTGCTCTCAATTCAGTTGCTGTTGCCGTTTTCCTGTGTGCGTCCGCAGTGTCCGCATCGGCTCAGCAGCCGGACAATCTAGAAAAGCTGGGCGGATTCAAGACCACTGGCGTTACCGAGATGCCGACCGTCCCCCAGACCGGCCGCAAGGCCGACGCGATCAAGGCCAATCTCGCAAAAATCAAGCTTCCGCCAGGCTTCAAGATCAGCCTCTATGCCCTCGTCCCTGACGCACGGCATATTGCCGTCGGACCGCAAGGCGTGGTTACGTTCGTGGGCACCCGCAAGAACAAGATCTATGCCGTGACTGACCGCGGTAAGGCCGGCTTCGCAGAGGAAGTGAAAGAATTTGCACCTTCCGTGAAATTTACCATTCCGAACGGCGTGTGCTTCTCGAGGGATGGTATCCTTTATCTTGTGGAGCAAAACCGCGTCCTCAGCTTCCCCGCGGCGGAATTCTTCTATGAAGGCGCGGACATCGCCGTTGGGCAAGTGGTGCCGCAGGGCGAGCTGATTCCGAAGGAAGATGAAAGCTTCAATCATACCGCGCGTGTCTGTCGCATCGGGCCCGATAACAAGCTGTACATCGCCCTGGGACAACCCTTTAACGTCCCGGCAAAGGAGAAGCTTGAAGGATTCGCCAAGTTCGGCATCGGCGGCATCATTCGGATGGATCAAGACGGCAAAAACCGTGAGGTTTTCGCCAGCGGCATTCGCAACTCCGTCGGCCTGGACTTCAATCCGAAGAACGGCCAGCTCTGGTTCACTGATAATCAGGTCGACGGCATGGGGGATGGCACTCCGCCCGGCGAGTTGAACCGCGCAACGCAGGCCGGTCAGAATTTCGGCTTTCCTTATTACGGTGGAGGCAAGGTCCGTACCGCCGAATACAAGGCCGATACTCCACCCGCTAACGTGGTCTACCCCGAAGTCGAGATGGACGCCCATGCTGCCGACCTTGGAATGAGCTTCTATACAGGCAAGTCATTCCCGGCGAAGTACCGTGGCGGCATCTTCTCCGCCCAGCACGGCTCCTGGAATCGCACGGAGCCGGTCGGCGCCCGCATCATGTTCACTCCCTTGAAACCTGACGGCAGCGCCGACAAGACCGAAGTCTTCGCTTCGGGCTGGCTGACCTCTGATGGTGAATATCTGGGCCGCCCGGTCGATGTGGAGCAATTGCGCGACGGCTCCCTGCTCGTCTCCGACGATCTCGCAGGTGCGCTCTATCGCATCACATACAACGGGAAGTAA
- a CDS encoding hypothetical protein (product_source=Hypo-rule applied) has translation MAILHSGAGKYREINDDDYRAYLITRNQEPIVYHSQDMQFRRLQVHVRSALDRIDRFLHCLREAIVKTKHRKLQRELMMRGDRQHCAPHDRQRP, from the coding sequence ATGGCTATTCTCCACTCGGGTGCAGGAAAATACCGGGAAATAAACGACGACGACTACCGCGCGTATCTTATTACCCGTAACCAAGAGCCAATCGTCTATCATTCGCAAGACATGCAGTTTAGGCGCCTGCAGGTCCACGTACGCAGTGCGTTAGATCGCATTGATCGCTTTCTGCATTGCTTGCGCGAGGCCATCGTCAAAACTAAGCATCGAAAGCTTCAGCGTGAGCTGATGATGCGGGGTGATCGCCAGCATTGCGCCCCGCACGATCGCCAGCGCCCTTGA
- a CDS encoding cytochrome c553 (product_source=COG2863; cath_funfam=1.10.760.10; cleavage_site_network=SignalP-noTM; cog=COG2863; pfam=PF00034; superfamily=46626), translating to MTGRQLSVQLLLIAIGLAVTPAHADGDAKAGRKKAQQCAPCHGVDGLSKMPMAPNIAGSPAMYLEKQLKAFRSEERKDETMSVVTKPLSDDDIADLAAWYSGLTVDVTLPN from the coding sequence ATGACCGGACGGCAGCTTTCTGTTCAACTTCTGCTGATAGCCATAGGTCTCGCCGTGACCCCGGCTCATGCCGACGGTGACGCCAAGGCTGGCCGCAAGAAAGCCCAACAGTGTGCGCCCTGCCACGGTGTCGACGGCTTGTCCAAGATGCCGATGGCGCCAAACATCGCAGGCTCCCCTGCCATGTATCTGGAAAAGCAGCTCAAGGCCTTCCGCTCCGAAGAGCGCAAGGACGAGACCATGTCAGTCGTGACCAAGCCGCTGTCCGACGACGACATCGCCGATCTGGCGGCCTGGTACTCGGGGCTGACTGTCGATGTGACGCTGCCGAACTGA
- a CDS encoding glucose/arabinose dehydrogenase (product_source=COG2133; cath_funfam=2.120.10.30; cleavage_site_network=SignalP-noTM; cog=COG2133; pfam=PF07995; smart=SM00135,SM00564; superfamily=50952), with amino-acid sequence MKVFSSVSRSILLASVFTGVFAFAANSQQPASPPAAPAPAAAPAPGTAPALPPGSPLIGRPDTPEAAKLAPVAAPPIPAAADKLPTAKLKAPAGFNVEVYASGMANARSMTLGDKGTVFVGSRLVDKVYAVTNKDGKRTVKVLASGLYRPNGVAFHNGTLYIAELSKVSKIDKVEDNLENPPKPTMIYDNLPKDEAHGWKFIAIGPDNKLYVPVGQPGNNVLHDDAHGQIRRINLDGSGAEVIAKGVRNTVGFDWNPETKQLYFTDNGRDWLSEDIPQDELNRVTKTGEDFGAPYCYQGNFTDPEFGWGKSCSQFTAPVGLMGPHTAALGMRFYTGSMFPSSYKNVIFVARHGSWNKSKKEGGDVVAVKLNKDGTVKSVEPFLTGFIEDNKYIGRPVDVQQMKDGSLLVSDDWNGAVYRITYGKQKSAAK; translated from the coding sequence ATGAAAGTGTTTTCGTCTGTTTCGCGCAGCATCTTGCTCGCGAGTGTTTTTACAGGTGTGTTCGCATTTGCAGCGAACAGCCAACAGCCAGCCAGTCCACCGGCCGCGCCTGCACCCGCTGCGGCGCCCGCGCCAGGCACCGCGCCCGCACTTCCTCCTGGGTCGCCGCTGATCGGACGTCCTGACACCCCCGAGGCTGCCAAGCTGGCCCCAGTGGCCGCTCCTCCCATTCCAGCAGCCGCCGATAAATTGCCGACTGCAAAACTCAAAGCGCCAGCAGGCTTCAACGTCGAAGTCTATGCATCTGGCATGGCGAATGCGCGCTCGATGACACTCGGTGACAAGGGCACGGTCTTTGTCGGCAGCCGTTTGGTCGATAAGGTTTATGCCGTTACCAACAAAGACGGGAAGCGGACCGTAAAGGTGTTGGCGTCGGGCCTTTATCGCCCCAATGGCGTCGCTTTCCACAACGGCACGCTCTATATCGCAGAGCTGTCAAAGGTCTCGAAGATCGACAAGGTGGAGGACAATCTCGAGAATCCGCCGAAGCCGACGATGATCTACGACAACCTGCCGAAGGACGAAGCCCACGGCTGGAAGTTCATCGCGATTGGTCCTGACAACAAGCTGTACGTGCCGGTCGGGCAGCCAGGCAACAACGTCCTTCATGACGACGCACACGGCCAGATCCGTCGTATCAATCTCGATGGCAGCGGCGCTGAGGTAATTGCGAAAGGCGTTCGCAATACGGTCGGCTTCGACTGGAATCCTGAAACCAAGCAGCTCTACTTTACCGATAACGGCCGCGACTGGCTGTCCGAAGATATTCCGCAGGACGAGCTCAACCGCGTCACCAAAACCGGCGAAGATTTCGGCGCACCTTATTGCTACCAGGGCAACTTCACCGATCCTGAATTCGGCTGGGGCAAGTCCTGCAGCCAGTTCACCGCGCCTGTTGGCTTGATGGGGCCGCACACTGCGGCACTCGGCATGCGGTTCTACACGGGCAGCATGTTCCCGAGCAGCTACAAGAACGTTATCTTCGTTGCGCGCCATGGCTCGTGGAATAAGAGCAAGAAAGAGGGCGGAGACGTTGTTGCGGTAAAGTTGAACAAGGATGGCACCGTGAAGTCGGTCGAGCCGTTCCTGACCGGATTCATCGAAGACAATAAATATATCGGCCGCCCGGTGGACGTGCAGCAGATGAAGGATGGATCGTTGCTGGTGTCCGACGACTGGAATGGTGCAGTTTATCGTATCACCTATGGCAAACAGAAGTCGGCTGCGAAGTAA